One Synechocystis sp. LKSZ1 genomic window, CATCGAACCCCAGGGCCTGGCAGAACGGGAAGCTCAAATTTGGCAAGGTCTGGAAGAGTATATTCAACTGATTCGGGGCAAATCTGTTTTCTTCATGGGGGATAACCTGCTAGAAGTTTCCCTGGCCCGTTTCCTTATTCGTTGTGGCATGACCTGCCATGAAATTGGTATTCCCTACATGGATAAACGCTACCAGGCCGCTGAACTGGCCCTGCTGGAAAAGACCTGCCAAGAGATGGGGGTTCCCCTGCCCAATATTGTGGAAAAGCCCGATAACTATAACCAAGTTCAGCGCATTTACGACCTCAAACCCGACCTGGTGATCACGGGCATGGCCCACGCCAACCCCCTGGAGGCCCGGGGCATTAATACCAAATGGTCGGTGGAATTTACCTTCGCCCAGATCCACGGTTTTACCAACGCCCGCGACATTCTGGAATTGGCCACCCGTCCCCTCCGGCGCAATACCAATCTCAAGGATCTCGGCTGGGATAAGTTAGTTCGCGAAGAAGCCGCGCTCTAGAATTTCAGTTCGCTCAGGCTTGCGGCCACCTGCTCGAGGGCCTGGAGAGCCGTTAAGGAACTGCGAATCAGATGTAGGCCCCGCCGGGGTTGATTGACTAATGCCCCGGCTAGGGCTAAGGGCCGCAGTTGGCCGCGATTATCATACACACCCTGGAGATCCGGCAGGGCCTGGTCAATGTCATCACTGATCACCCGTAGCATGGCCACGGGCAGACCGTGGGCCTGGCAAAAGGCCAAGACGGCAATGCCTTCCATATCCACGACTGCCCGACCGTACTGCTGTCCTAGGGTCATTTTTTCTTCCCGTTGATTAATGACATGGTCACTGGTTAGGCCTTGCACCAGGGGATAGGCTAACTGCTGATGTAAAAATGCGGTTAGGGCGGCATCAAGGTATGCTGGTGGCACTGACGGAGACGGGCCTAACCGACGACAGGATTGGTAAAGAACCGGCTGGCCCAGGGAAAATTCCGCAGAGAGACTGCCTGCCAGACCCAGCACAATGATTTTTCCTAAGGGCCTGACCTCTACTGGCCTCGATTGCCACCATTGCGTCAGAAACGCCGTGACCGCCAAGCTACCAACAGGGAGGGCCAAAATGTTTGCGGCTAGACCCCGACGGTGCCAACCCCGACGAACCGCTTGATATTCGGCGCCCTGGGGAACCCAGAGTTGGAAGGAGGGGAGTCCGTTCGGCGTTTTAGAGCCCGGAGCATTGAGAAGGTCTTTTAACATGTGCTAAGGTATTTCTTGAGAATTATTCCTACTTAATCCAAGGTAGCTTCTTTGTAGGCTCTTATTTAGTATTTGTTATGACGGTTGTTTCCTGCTCTCTAACTACGGCTCAAGCCAGTTTTACACCGCTTCTTCAACTGGAAAACATCAGTAAACACTTTACGCCTCAAGGGTTACCTGCGTTAAAGAATGTCAGTTTACAGCTATTCCCTGGAGAAATTCTCGGGCTCCTCGGCCCCTCTGGTTGCGGCAAAACAACTTTGTTGAGAATTATTGCAGGCTTTGAAATGCCCTCCCAGGGACGCGTCTGGTTAGACGGCCAACTGATGACGGGGGCCGGCCGTCCCGTACCGCCAGAACAGCGCAATACTGGCATGGTTTTTCAAGACTACGCCCTCTTTCCCCACCTCTCCGTGGCCGAGAACATTGCTTTTGGCCTAAAGCCCAAAACACCTCGCCAGGATAAAGCCACGATTAGACAACGCATCGCCGAGGTTCTTACCCTGGTGGGTCTGGCGGGCCTAGAGTGTCGCTACCCCCACGAATTATCTGGTGGTCAACAACAACGCATTGCGTTGGCCCGGGCCCTGGCCCCTCAACCCAGTTTAATTTTGCTGGATGAGCCTCTGAGTAATCTGGACGTTCAGGTTCGCTGCCGTTTGCGTCATGAAATTCGCCATATCCTCAAGGCCACGGGCATTTCTGCCATCTTTGTGACCCACGACCAAGAGGAAGCTATGGTCATTGCCGATAAAATTGGGGTGATGCACCAAGGCCGACTGGAACAATTGGGAAGTCCAGAGGAAATCTATACCCGGCCCGCCTCCCGTTTTGTGGCCGAATTTGTCACCCAGGCCAACTTCCTGCCCGCTGAGCGTCAGGGAACAGTCTGGATCACTGAAATTTGTCATTGGGAATTATCCCCCCAATCCAACCCAGAAATCCAGCAGGGAGAAGTCATGCTCAGGGAAGAAGAGATTAGCTTGTATCCCGACCAAGGTGGGCCGGTGGTGATTCGAGATCGTCAATTCTTAGGACGCGAGTACCGCTATTGCCTAGAAACTCCCCTGGGCCAACAACTCCATGCCCGTACCCCCCTCAATACTGACTTACCCATTGGCAGTCGAGTACAACTCCAGGTTACGACCCCGGCCCCGGCCCTTTTTCCAGCAGTCTAGGCCTATATATCAACGTATATCGACGAACTTAGGCCGCAATAGTATTTTCCAGGGAACCAATCCCTTCAATTGTGACCACAACCCGGTCACCGATCTGTAGCGGACCAATGCCCTCAGGCGTTCCCGTCAAAATTACATCACCGGGAAAGAGGGTCATCACCTGAGAGATATATGCCACGAGGGCCGGTGGAGAGAACACCATATCGCTGATCAAAGCCGACTGGCAGGGCTGTTCTAGGGCGTCATCATTCACAAAGGTTTGTAATCGTGCCTCTGCACTTAGGTTACGGACAATCCAAGGCCCTAGGGGGCAAAAGCCATCAAATCCCTTGGCCCGTGTCCATTGGCTGTCTTGATTTTGCAGATCTCGGGCGGTCACGTCGTTGGCAATCGTATAGCCCCAAATTTGATTAGCGGCCTGTTCCAGAGTACAGTTTTTCGTGACTTGACCAATCACCAAGGCCAATTCCCCTTCGTAATCCACCCGTTGAGATTGGGGCGGATAGGTAATTTCTTCGTCATTGGCAATGATGGCAGAAGGGGGTTTCAGAAAGATTAGTGGCTCACTCGGGACAGTATTACCTAATTCTGCTGCATGGGCCGCATAATTACGCCCGACCGCAATAATTTTGGAAGGAGTACAAGGAGCCAACAACGTGTAGTCTGCTTCAAGTAAGGCATCTCCTAATCGCTGTCCATCGAGCCAAGGAGCAGCATCAAGTAACGCCACACTCCGGTCTAATTGCAGAATTCCGTAGTAAGTCGCCCCTGTTTTAGTTTGCACCCGAACATAGCGTTGCGCCATAGCTTCATCAATAGTGTTTCAGAAGGATTAAGAGGAATCTCCGGTTGCGGTCGCCAAAGAAACTCTCTTAGTAGTATGATAGAGAATCCTTGCTTTTGCGCTAGGCCGAGCAGGTTGAGTGAGATGAACCCATCTCCCTACTCCAAAATTTGCTCCAGACTGGTGCTAAAGCCCCTTTGTCCATAAGGAAAAATGATTATGTCTCATTATGAAATGATGGTTATCCTGCGTCCAGATCTTTCTGAAGACCAGGTTAACCAAGAAGTTAGCAAATATCAAGATTTTCTGAGTCAACAGGGATGCCAGGAAATTACTGTCAAGGTTTGGGGGAAACGTCGCCTTGCCTACACCATCGACCGGTTTGTAGACGGTATCTATGTCCTCTTCAACTACCAAGGAGATGGCAAACAAGTGGCCCCCCTAGAACGAGCCATGCGTTTGAGTGAAGAAGTCATTCGTTTTCTGACGATTAAACTACCAACGCCCAAGCCCCAGGATGAAGCCACGGCGGAAGCGGTAGCTGTTGAGGCTTAGGTCTAGCCGTCAAGATTAGCCAAAAATTGACGGCCCTGTCTGTGCGCCTCCCAGGATTTATGTTAGGCTGATGCTAACAGGATGATAGACCTGTGGAGAACCCTACGGTAGCAGGAGCCGTCTAGCCGATGGACTACTTGGAAAGATTACTGGATAAGCTCAGGGAATTAGCCCAGAAAATCATTGAAGGCCTACTTGGCCCCCAAGCGGAACCCGAACCGGAGCTAGTACCAATCCCTGTCCAAGACCGTCGTTCTCGGACTTATTAATAGTTCAATACCGGGATGTCTGCTCCCCTCAGTACGCTTTCTCCTTTAAGTATTCTCGTTTTGCATGGCCCTAACCTTAATTTGCTAGGCCTGCGCGAACCCCAAATTTATGGCACAATGACCCTAGCCGATATCAATCAACGATTGGGCCACGATGCAGAGCAATGGGGCATTACCCTGGACTGCCAACAATCTAATCTAGAAGGAGAACTGGTGAATGCTATCCACCAGGCTAGGGAAAAACACCAAGGCATTTTAATCAATGCCGGTGCCTATACCCACACCAGCATCGCTTTGCGAGATGCCCTCAGTGCCGTGGCCCTGCCTACCGTTGAGGTGCATCTCAGCAATATCTACCAGCGAGAGGCTTTTCGACATCACTCCTATATTGCTGCCATTGCCATCGGCCAGATCAGTGGCTTTGGCCTGGATAGTTACCGTTTAGGGCTCCAGGCCTTAGTGAATTACCTGCGCCGTCCTTAACGTACTGGCTAGGCCGGTTGAAAGAAGAAAGCCAGGCCCAGCAGAATGTAGGTCGCCAACAGCAGAATTCCCTCCAGCCAATTGGAGCGGCCATCACTGCTAATGGAGTTAACGATCAGCACCGAGACCACCACTGCTACCAATTCAAAGGGACTAAAATTTAAGTCCATGGGTTGGCCCATCCACCAACCGGCAATCACCAACACTGGTGCCACAAAGAAGGCAATCTGAAGGCTAGAGCCCATGACCACCGACACCGATAAATCCATTTTGTTCTTCATGGCGACAGTCACTGCCGTTGCGTGTTCAGCAGCGTTACCAATGATGGGCAGTAGAATAACCCCGGTAAAGAGGGGGGTTAGACCTAAGTTTTCCGTGGCTACTTCTAGGGATTCCACCAATAACTCAGATTCAATCGCAACACCGAGGGTTACGGTCAGCAAAACCCCGACCCATAGCCAAAGATTGGGTTGAGCCGTCGAATCATGGGCAACGATCGCGTCTGTTTCCTCTAACTCAGCAACACCAACATCGTAAAGATAGGTATGGGTTTTCATGGAAAAGAAGAGGGACAGGCCATAGACCACGATCAGCACCAGGGCCACCGCCACCGATAGTTTTTGCAGGACGACTTCCTGGATTTCATTGACCGTAAAAAAATTCAGGGCTGTCGGTAGCAAGATCGCAATCACCGCCAGGTTCATGGCGGAGGCATTGAGGCGGGCGGCCACAGGCTGGAATTCCTGTTCCTTGTAGCGTAATCCACCCAAAAACATGGCAAATCCCATCACCAATAGTAAATTACCGATAATTGAACCGGTTAGTGTGGCCTTGACCACATCTACCAAGCCGCTCCGCAGGGCCACGTAGGCCAAAATAAGTTCTGTTGCATTACCAAAGGTGGCATTCATTAAACCACCCAGATTTGGGCCGACCACCACAGCAATCTCCTCCGTTGCCGTGCCCATAAAAGCAGCTAAGGGAACAATGGCGAGGCCAGCCAAGATAAAAACGAGGGTTTCTCCCCACTCTAGAAAATGAGCCGCCAAGGACAGGGGGAGAAAGAGCAGTAGAACCAGAAAAAATGTATTTTTGCTCACAAGGAAAATCCTTAGGAAATCGTCAAGACTCTTCAAAGGATAGCGGATGCTTGGAGATTCTTCCCCTTCTCTATCTAGGGTTGCTAGGCCTGTCTTCAAGGAAACCGTTAAGCTGGGAAAGGCCCTCCTGCTCGCGTAATCTGTATGATTTCGGTTCATCATCTGAGTAAATCCTATCCCGTTGCAGTGAAGTCTCCCGGCTTGAAGGGGACCCTGGCCCATTTTTTGCATCGTACCTATCGGGAAGTTAAAGCCGTCCAGGATGTTTCCTTTACGATTCAGGCGGGGGAGGTCGTCGGTTTTTTAGGCCCCAATGGTGCCGGTAAAACCACAACCCTCAAAATGTTGACGGGGTTGATTCATCCTTCGGCGGGAAAGGTTCGGGTGGCAGGCTTTGATCCCTTTCGGCGACAGCCTGCATTTCTGGAAAAGATGAGTCTCGTGATGGGCCAGAAGCAGCAATTGATCTGGGACTTGCCCACCCTGGATTCTCTGCGTATCAATGCGGCTATCTATAAAATTTCCGATGAGACCTTTCAGCAACGGCTGGGGGAACTGAGTGAAATGCTGGCCCTCAACCAACAACTCAAGCAACCCGTCCGCAAATTATCCTTGGGGGAGCGCATGAAAGCCGAACTACTGGCCGCTCTCCTGCACCATCCCCAAGTCCTCTTCCTGGATGAACCGACCCTAGGCCTGGATGTTAATGCCCAG contains:
- a CDS encoding ABC transporter ATP-binding protein, coding for MTVVSCSLTTAQASFTPLLQLENISKHFTPQGLPALKNVSLQLFPGEILGLLGPSGCGKTTLLRIIAGFEMPSQGRVWLDGQLMTGAGRPVPPEQRNTGMVFQDYALFPHLSVAENIAFGLKPKTPRQDKATIRQRIAEVLTLVGLAGLECRYPHELSGGQQQRIALARALAPQPSLILLDEPLSNLDVQVRCRLRHEIRHILKATGISAIFVTHDQEEAMVIADKIGVMHQGRLEQLGSPEEIYTRPASRFVAEFVTQANFLPAERQGTVWITEICHWELSPQSNPEIQQGEVMLREEEISLYPDQGGPVVIRDRQFLGREYRYCLETPLGQQLHARTPLNTDLPIGSRVQLQVTTPAPALFPAV
- the cax gene encoding calcium/proton exchanger, coding for MFLVSKNTFFLVLLLFLPLSLAAHFLEWGETLVFILAGLAIVPLAAFMGTATEEIAVVVGPNLGGLMNATFGNATELILAYVALRSGLVDVVKATLTGSIIGNLLLVMGFAMFLGGLRYKEQEFQPVAARLNASAMNLAVIAILLPTALNFFTVNEIQEVVLQKLSVAVALVLIVVYGLSLFFSMKTHTYLYDVGVAELEETDAIVAHDSTAQPNLWLWVGVLLTVTLGVAIESELLVESLEVATENLGLTPLFTGVILLPIIGNAAEHATAVTVAMKNKMDLSVSVVMGSSLQIAFFVAPVLVIAGWWMGQPMDLNFSPFELVAVVVSVLIVNSISSDGRSNWLEGILLLATYILLGLAFFFQPA
- a CDS encoding fumarylacetoacetate hydrolase family protein, coding for MAQRYVRVQTKTGATYYGILQLDRSVALLDAAPWLDGQRLGDALLEADYTLLAPCTPSKIIAVGRNYAAHAAELGNTVPSEPLIFLKPPSAIIANDEEITYPPQSQRVDYEGELALVIGQVTKNCTLEQAANQIWGYTIANDVTARDLQNQDSQWTRAKGFDGFCPLGPWIVRNLSAEARLQTFVNDDALEQPCQSALISDMVFSPPALVAYISQVMTLFPGDVILTGTPEGIGPLQIGDRVVVTIEGIGSLENTIAA
- a CDS encoding ATP-binding cassette domain-containing protein, giving the protein MISVHHLSKSYPVAVKSPGLKGTLAHFLHRTYREVKAVQDVSFTIQAGEVVGFLGPNGAGKTTTLKMLTGLIHPSAGKVRVAGFDPFRRQPAFLEKMSLVMGQKQQLIWDLPTLDSLRINAAIYKISDETFQQRLGELSEMLALNQQLKQPVRKLSLGERMKAELLAALLHHPQVLFLDEPTLGLDVNAQVAVRDFLREYNQRYQATILLTSHYMADITALCERVLLIHQGQLMYDGDLEQLVERYAPFREVQVELAQPWPAEKLQHYGEIESINGQEVRFLVPQENLTGAIAQILAQLDVLDLSVNDPPIEDVIGRLFQAGVVANIKD
- the rpsF gene encoding 30S ribosomal protein S6, with the translated sequence MIMSHYEMMVILRPDLSEDQVNQEVSKYQDFLSQQGCQEITVKVWGKRRLAYTIDRFVDGIYVLFNYQGDGKQVAPLERAMRLSEEVIRFLTIKLPTPKPQDEATAEAVAVEA
- the aroQ gene encoding type II 3-dehydroquinate dehydratase — its product is MSAPLSTLSPLSILVLHGPNLNLLGLREPQIYGTMTLADINQRLGHDAEQWGITLDCQQSNLEGELVNAIHQAREKHQGILINAGAYTHTSIALRDALSAVALPTVEVHLSNIYQREAFRHHSYIAAIAIGQISGFGLDSYRLGLQALVNYLRRP